In the genome of Solibacillus silvestris, one region contains:
- a CDS encoding SAM-dependent methyltransferase encodes MELSDAYIASFIPERDELLMEMERFAEQNHVPIMQLAGIESLNQILRIQNPKSILEIGTAIGYSAIRMAQALPNCHIVTIERDVSRVQYAKEFIARSEVANRIQVIEGDALEVDMETLPPTFDAVFIDAAKGQYMKFFEKYASLVPQGGVLYIDNMYMHGLSDLDIKEVPRRKRTMIRNLKTFSDWIMAHPDYSSAFFPVGDGLLICLKR; translated from the coding sequence ATGGAATTATCAGACGCTTATATTGCTTCCTTCATTCCTGAACGTGATGAATTACTAATGGAAATGGAACGCTTCGCAGAACAGAATCATGTCCCGATTATGCAGCTTGCCGGGATTGAGTCACTAAATCAAATTTTACGCATTCAAAACCCGAAATCGATTTTGGAAATTGGTACGGCAATTGGTTATTCTGCTATACGAATGGCGCAAGCGCTGCCAAATTGTCATATTGTGACGATAGAACGTGATGTGTCACGGGTTCAGTATGCCAAGGAATTCATTGCAAGGTCAGAGGTGGCAAACCGCATACAAGTAATTGAAGGCGATGCGTTAGAGGTAGACATGGAAACACTTCCACCTACTTTTGATGCTGTTTTTATTGATGCGGCAAAAGGGCAATACATGAAGTTTTTCGAAAAATACGCATCACTCGTTCCACAGGGTGGCGTTTTATACATCGATAATATGTATATGCACGGACTATCGGATTTAGATATAAAAGAAGTACCCAGAAGAAAGAGAACGATGATTCGCAACTTAAAAACATTTTCAGATTGGATTATGGCACATCCGGATTATTCGAGTGCCTTTTTCCCTGTCGGTGATGGTTTGTTAATTTGTTTGAAGAGGTGA
- a CDS encoding crossover junction endodeoxyribonuclease RuvA, whose product MRIMGLDVGSKTVGVAISDALGWTAQGIETIKIDEAAGEFGIERINELVKEHNVTEFVVGYPKNMNNTIGPRGEASESYKKLLEDTFGFPVKLWDERMTTMAAERMLIEADVSRKKRKQVIDKMAAVMILQGYLDSKN is encoded by the coding sequence ATGAGAATTATGGGTTTAGACGTCGGCTCGAAAACAGTCGGCGTTGCAATTAGCGATGCGCTAGGGTGGACAGCGCAAGGAATCGAAACGATAAAAATCGATGAAGCGGCAGGCGAATTTGGTATTGAACGTATTAATGAGCTTGTAAAGGAACACAATGTAACAGAATTTGTTGTAGGCTACCCCAAAAACATGAATAATACAATCGGTCCCCGCGGGGAAGCTTCCGAAAGCTATAAAAAGTTGCTGGAAGATACATTTGGTTTTCCTGTTAAACTTTGGGACGAGCGTATGACAACAATGGCTGCTGAGCGAATGCTGATCGAAGCAGATGTAAGCCGTAAAAAGCGAAAGCAAGTTATTGATAAAATGGCTGCTGTCATGATTTTACAAGGTTATTTAGATAGTAAAAACTAA
- the alaS gene encoding alanine--tRNA ligase (Catalyzes a two-step reaction, first charging an alanyl molecule by linking its carboxyl group to the alpha-phosphate of ATP, followed by transfer of the aminoacyl-adenylate to its tRNA): MTTKTMTGSEIRRLYLNFFKEKGHHIEPSAPLVPINDPSLLWINSGVATLKPYFDGRIIPDNPRITNAQKSIRTNDIENVGKTARHHTFFEMLGNFSIGDYFKKESIHYAWEFLTDPKWMGFDPEKLSVTIHPEDQEAYDVWHNEIGIPKERLIRLEGNFWDIGEGPSGPNSEIFYDRGEEYGVGAPEEEMYTGGENERYLEIWNLVFSQFNHNPDGTYTPLPKQNIDTGMGLERIVSVVQNVPTNFDTDLFMPIIEKTEAFANRSYKRPHEVDLKEIFGSTEDVNTPFKVIADHIRTVAFAIGDGALPSNEGRGYVLRRLLRRAVRYAKKIGIEKPFMFELVPTVGEIMHDFYPQVKEKEAFIQRVIKNEEVRFHETLDGGLAIFNEVAESQKAKGETVIPGADAFRLYDTFGFPIELTEEYAEEVGMTVDQEGFEASMEQQRERARNARADVDSMQVQNEVLSNLTQQSTFIYDALEASAKVAAIVVNGQETSTASEGEEALVILSETPFYAEMGGQIADTGIIEADGFTAIVKDVQKAPNGQPLHTVVVESGEMNVGDIATAKVEESKRKLILKNHTATHLMHRALKDVLGDHVAQAGSYVGPDRLRFDFSHFGAATKEELAQVERAVNEKIWEDIEVVIQEMDIDSAKAMGAMALFGEKYGDVVRVVAVSDYSIELCGGLHVSRSSEIGIFKIVSESGIGAGTRRIEAVTGKAAYEAIKEEEAILNEAAGLLKSNAKDVATRVATLQADYKELQRENDSLSQKIANAQAGAVLDAAQKIGDVTVLATRVEAKDNNQLRQMMDDLKEKMESAVIVLGAVDGDKVMLCAGVTKDIVGGNYHAGNIVKQVAEACDGKGGGRPDMAMAGAKDASKLEDALNAVYEHVKSF, translated from the coding sequence ATGACAACAAAAACTATGACAGGTTCTGAAATTCGTCGTCTTTATTTGAATTTCTTTAAAGAAAAAGGGCATCATATTGAACCATCAGCACCATTAGTGCCAATTAATGACCCATCGCTTTTATGGATCAACTCAGGTGTGGCAACATTAAAGCCGTATTTTGACGGACGTATTATTCCAGATAACCCGCGCATTACAAACGCACAAAAATCGATTCGTACGAACGACATCGAAAACGTAGGGAAAACAGCGCGCCACCACACATTCTTTGAAATGTTAGGGAACTTCTCTATTGGGGATTACTTTAAAAAAGAATCAATTCATTACGCTTGGGAGTTTTTAACGGATCCAAAATGGATGGGCTTCGATCCTGAAAAGTTATCGGTAACTATCCACCCGGAAGATCAGGAAGCTTATGACGTATGGCATAATGAAATCGGAATTCCGAAAGAGCGCTTAATCCGATTGGAAGGCAACTTTTGGGATATCGGGGAAGGTCCATCAGGTCCAAACTCTGAAATCTTCTATGACCGCGGTGAAGAGTACGGCGTTGGTGCACCGGAAGAAGAAATGTACACAGGCGGGGAAAACGAGCGCTATCTTGAAATTTGGAACCTAGTATTTTCTCAATTCAACCATAATCCGGACGGCACTTATACGCCACTTCCAAAACAAAACATCGATACAGGTATGGGTCTTGAGCGTATCGTTTCTGTTGTACAAAATGTACCAACAAACTTTGATACAGATCTTTTCATGCCAATCATTGAAAAAACAGAAGCGTTCGCAAACCGTAGTTACAAACGTCCGCATGAAGTGGATTTAAAAGAAATTTTCGGATCGACTGAAGATGTGAATACACCATTTAAAGTAATTGCCGACCATATCCGTACAGTAGCATTTGCTATTGGTGATGGTGCATTACCATCAAATGAAGGCCGCGGCTATGTATTGCGTCGTCTATTACGTCGTGCTGTTCGATATGCGAAAAAAATCGGCATCGAAAAACCGTTTATGTTTGAATTAGTGCCGACTGTCGGAGAGATTATGCATGATTTTTATCCGCAAGTAAAAGAAAAAGAAGCATTTATTCAACGTGTGATTAAAAATGAAGAAGTGCGTTTCCATGAAACACTTGATGGCGGATTAGCAATTTTCAACGAAGTTGCAGAAAGCCAAAAAGCTAAAGGTGAAACAGTTATCCCGGGTGCTGATGCATTCCGTTTGTATGATACATTCGGTTTCCCGATTGAATTAACGGAAGAGTACGCAGAAGAAGTTGGCATGACAGTTGACCAAGAAGGTTTTGAAGCTTCTATGGAACAACAGCGTGAACGTGCGCGTAATGCACGTGCTGACGTTGATTCAATGCAAGTGCAAAACGAAGTTCTGTCGAATTTAACACAGCAATCTACATTTATTTATGATGCATTGGAAGCTTCTGCAAAAGTTGCTGCAATTGTTGTTAACGGTCAAGAAACTTCAACAGCTTCCGAAGGTGAAGAAGCATTGGTTATTCTATCTGAAACACCGTTCTATGCTGAAATGGGTGGACAAATTGCCGATACAGGTATCATTGAAGCAGACGGATTCACGGCCATTGTAAAAGATGTTCAAAAAGCACCAAACGGCCAGCCATTACACACAGTTGTAGTGGAATCGGGTGAAATGAATGTTGGCGATATCGCTACTGCAAAAGTTGAAGAATCAAAACGTAAATTAATCCTTAAAAACCATACTGCAACACACTTAATGCACCGTGCATTAAAAGATGTATTAGGTGACCATGTAGCACAAGCAGGTTCTTATGTAGGACCAGATCGTTTGCGCTTTGACTTCTCTCACTTTGGTGCTGCAACAAAAGAAGAGCTTGCACAAGTTGAACGTGCAGTGAACGAAAAAATTTGGGAAGATATCGAAGTCGTGATTCAGGAAATGGATATTGATTCTGCAAAAGCAATGGGTGCAATGGCACTGTTCGGTGAGAAGTATGGGGATGTTGTCCGTGTTGTAGCTGTTTCGGATTATTCGATCGAACTTTGCGGTGGACTGCATGTAAGCCGTTCATCTGAAATCGGCATTTTCAAAATCGTATCCGAAAGCGGAATCGGTGCAGGTACACGCCGAATTGAGGCTGTTACAGGAAAAGCGGCATATGAAGCGATTAAAGAAGAAGAAGCAATTTTAAATGAAGCAGCAGGCCTTTTAAAATCGAATGCAAAAGACGTGGCAACTCGTGTTGCAACACTTCAAGCAGATTACAAAGAACTGCAACGCGAAAATGATTCATTGTCACAAAAAATCGCAAATGCACAAGCTGGCGCAGTATTAGATGCTGCACAAAAAATTGGTGATGTAACAGTACTTGCAACTCGTGTAGAAGCAAAAGACAATAATCAATTACGCCAGATGATGGATGATTTAAAAGAAAAAATGGAATCAGCTGTAATTGTTCTTGGAGCAGTCGATGGCGATAAAGTCATGTTATGCGCGGGTGTAACGAAGGATATCGTTGGTGGAAACTATCACGCTGGAAACATTGTGAAGCAAGTTGCTGAAGCTTGCGACGGCAAAGGCGGCGGTCGTCCGGATATGGCGATGGCCGGTGCGAAAGATGCTTCTAAATTGGAAGATGCGTTGAATGCTGTTTACGAACATGTAAAATCTTTCTAA
- a CDS encoding 3-phosphoglycerate kinase has protein sequence MNNQRWLAKNFFMFFITWGIFLPYWTGWLINDKELTVSEASIIMGFGLVARALSTMFIFPFVSKVMSNKNVLIFFTASSLVVTLLYIPINSFGGLFLMTLLFSAFYPALLPAVESSASTLMQHGSIHYGKARSFGSFGFVVAVLIISMISGMYGEQMILWMMIVGLAALLIIQFMPAPQVLSLVPVKENGKTLSMKGLFKVKSFIIVLFVVILLQGAHASYYNYGYIYLQELNVNPFYIGMILNVAVIFEILYFYKADTFLTKWKPSSLMLVAAIGSSVRWILVYAFPNMPMFILSQALHALSFAMAHYAFIRYISKALPQEQIPNAQGIYSALAMSLSAAILTLLGGALYEIEPGLAFLGMIICTVPAILLILLTKKRFNY, from the coding sequence ATGAATAATCAGCGTTGGCTCGCGAAAAATTTCTTTATGTTCTTTATTACGTGGGGGATTTTCCTGCCATATTGGACGGGTTGGCTTATTAATGATAAAGAGCTTACGGTTTCGGAAGCGAGCATAATAATGGGTTTTGGGCTGGTTGCAAGGGCACTTTCGACGATGTTTATTTTTCCGTTTGTTTCAAAAGTGATGAGCAACAAAAATGTGCTGATCTTTTTTACTGCAAGTTCATTAGTTGTGACACTGCTATACATACCGATTAATTCATTTGGCGGCCTGTTTTTAATGACATTGCTGTTCAGCGCCTTTTACCCGGCATTACTACCGGCTGTTGAGAGCAGTGCTTCCACATTAATGCAACATGGATCCATCCATTATGGAAAAGCACGTTCATTTGGATCTTTCGGGTTTGTTGTCGCTGTATTGATCATTAGTATGATTAGCGGGATGTATGGTGAGCAAATGATTTTATGGATGATGATTGTAGGATTGGCCGCATTACTCATCATTCAATTTATGCCTGCACCTCAAGTATTAAGTTTAGTGCCGGTAAAAGAAAATGGAAAAACGCTCTCAATGAAAGGGCTATTTAAAGTAAAAAGCTTCATCATCGTATTGTTTGTTGTTATTTTGCTTCAGGGGGCACACGCATCGTACTATAACTACGGCTATATTTATTTACAGGAGCTGAATGTCAATCCGTTTTATATCGGAATGATTTTAAATGTCGCAGTAATATTTGAAATCCTTTATTTTTATAAGGCAGATACATTTTTGACAAAGTGGAAGCCTTCTTCGTTAATGCTCGTTGCTGCAATTGGCTCGAGTGTTCGTTGGATACTAGTTTACGCATTTCCGAATATGCCGATGTTTATCTTATCTCAGGCACTACACGCTCTGTCATTTGCAATGGCGCATTATGCCTTTATCCGCTATATTTCCAAAGCTTTACCGCAAGAGCAAATTCCAAATGCACAGGGGATTTATTCTGCACTTGCAATGAGTTTAAGTGCAGCGATTCTTACACTTTTAGGTGGTGCACTTTATGAAATTGAGCCAGGTTTGGCGTTCTTAGGAATGATTATATGTACAGTGCCTGCAATCCTTTTAATTTTACTGACGAAAAAACGTTTTAATTATTAA
- a CDS encoding XRE family transcriptional regulator — MRKLPIDESLPYIEQYPISQYFSFDIVPYINVYEFDKGEFIFHEHSFPDYLYYMVEGKAKLYITHKNGKISLIDFITAPTFMGEMELLNAERYSKGIQTLSKSVCFAIAIQEVKEKLLTDPVFLKMLCLFLSHKATTATTKYTQNQAYPLENRLASFILLSSDQQFYKEKHTEVCDYLGVSYRHLLFVLAQFSEAGYITKQNRGYILTNRSELEKLAAEISY; from the coding sequence TTGAGAAAGTTACCAATAGATGAAAGTCTCCCCTATATCGAACAATACCCGATTTCCCAATATTTTTCGTTTGACATTGTCCCATATATCAATGTGTACGAATTCGACAAAGGGGAATTTATTTTCCATGAGCACTCTTTCCCCGACTATTTATATTACATGGTCGAAGGGAAAGCTAAATTATATATTACCCATAAAAACGGGAAAATTTCGCTCATCGATTTTATTACAGCCCCAACGTTTATGGGGGAAATGGAGCTCCTAAACGCCGAACGCTATTCAAAAGGCATTCAAACTTTGTCAAAGTCGGTATGTTTTGCGATTGCGATTCAGGAAGTGAAGGAAAAATTATTGACAGATCCTGTTTTCCTAAAAATGCTCTGTCTATTTTTAAGTCATAAAGCAACAACAGCAACAACAAAATATACGCAAAACCAGGCCTATCCTTTGGAAAATCGGTTAGCTTCATTCATTTTACTATCGTCGGATCAACAATTCTATAAAGAAAAACATACTGAAGTCTGTGATTACTTAGGTGTATCATATCGCCACCTGCTTTTTGTCCTTGCACAATTCAGCGAGGCAGGCTATATTACAAAGCAAAATCGCGGGTATATCCTGACAAATCGTTCCGAACTAGAAAAACTGGCAGCAGAAATTTCGTACTAA
- a CDS encoding transporter, with translation MDFVWGIIGILGVVAIAIGLSSNRKAIQWRIIISGLIVQLIFAFIVLKWSFGREKLMQLSDGVQKLVSYANEGIVFVFGGLADPENVGFVFAMSVLTIIIFFSSLISVLYYLGIMQFVIKIIGGFLSKVLGTTKAESVNAAANIFVGQTEAPLVIRPFLNKMTRSQMFAVMTGGLASVSGSVLIGYSLLGVPLEYLLAASFMAAPAGLVMAKLMIPETEEVNEDDFKLERNSEATNVIDAAAVGASDGLKLAVNVGAMLLSFIALIALLNGILGGITGLFGFENVTLEGILGYVFAPLAFLIGVPWDEAVRAGSFIGQKLILNEFVAFSNFGPVIGELSDKTGIIISFALCGFANLSSMGILIGGLGGMAPDKRPMIAQLAIKAVAAGTLASLLSAAIAGMFI, from the coding sequence ATGGATTTCGTATGGGGAATCATAGGTATTCTGGGAGTCGTAGCGATTGCCATCGGGTTATCTAGTAACCGAAAAGCAATTCAATGGAGAATTATTATTTCAGGATTAATTGTCCAATTGATTTTTGCATTTATCGTATTAAAATGGTCTTTTGGCCGTGAGAAGCTTATGCAACTTTCTGATGGTGTACAGAAGCTGGTTAGTTATGCCAATGAAGGGATTGTCTTTGTATTTGGCGGTTTAGCAGATCCGGAAAATGTCGGATTTGTATTCGCGATGAGCGTATTAACAATTATTATTTTCTTTTCATCTTTAATCTCTGTCCTTTATTACTTAGGGATTATGCAATTTGTCATTAAGATTATCGGTGGTTTCTTATCAAAAGTATTAGGTACGACAAAAGCAGAATCAGTGAATGCTGCTGCTAATATTTTCGTTGGACAAACTGAAGCCCCGCTTGTTATTCGACCATTTTTAAATAAAATGACAAGATCACAAATGTTCGCGGTTATGACAGGTGGACTTGCATCGGTTTCAGGTTCAGTATTAATCGGATATTCTTTATTAGGTGTTCCGCTTGAATACTTATTGGCAGCAAGTTTCATGGCTGCACCAGCAGGATTGGTAATGGCAAAGTTAATGATTCCTGAAACAGAAGAAGTAAATGAAGATGACTTTAAATTAGAGCGTAATTCAGAAGCGACAAACGTTATTGATGCAGCGGCTGTTGGTGCTTCTGACGGTTTGAAATTAGCAGTAAATGTTGGAGCAATGCTATTAAGTTTCATCGCATTAATTGCCTTATTAAACGGTATTTTAGGCGGCATAACAGGATTGTTCGGTTTTGAAAATGTAACACTTGAAGGTATTTTAGGTTATGTATTTGCTCCACTAGCATTTTTAATCGGTGTTCCTTGGGATGAAGCAGTACGTGCAGGTTCGTTTATCGGTCAAAAATTAATTTTAAATGAATTTGTTGCCTTCTCTAACTTCGGTCCGGTTATCGGCGAGCTATCGGACAAAACAGGCATCATTATTTCGTTTGCGCTTTGTGGTTTTGCAAACTTAAGTTCAATGGGTATTTTAATCGGTGGTTTAGGTGGTATGGCACCGGATAAACGTCCAATGATTGCACAGCTTGCGATTAAAGCGGTTGCTGCAGGAACATTGGCATCATTATTATCAGCTGCAATTGCTGGTATGTTTATTTAA
- a CDS encoding phosphoribosylformimino-5-aminoimidazole carboxamide ribotide isomerase, with translation MNFRPCIDLHDGKVKQIVGSTLGYENKEVVENFTSDQGASYYASLFLQNKLTGGHVIMLGPGNEEAAISALQTYPNGLQIGGGITADNAQKYIDAGASHVIVTSYIFHDGQLDMDRLEQLVKKIGKEKLVLDLSCRKREGKWYVVTDKWTKFSDFEVNAQSIKVIEEYCDELLIHAVDVEGKRSGMQEDLVRDLAEWTSIPTTYAGGVRSIDDLKKFESLSNGKLHVTIGSALSIFGGDLDFQTVVNYCEGIE, from the coding sequence ATGAATTTTAGACCTTGTATTGACTTACACGATGGAAAAGTAAAGCAAATTGTCGGAAGCACACTTGGCTACGAAAATAAAGAAGTGGTTGAAAATTTCACTTCTGACCAAGGCGCCTCGTATTACGCTTCATTATTTCTGCAAAACAAACTGACGGGCGGACATGTCATCATGCTTGGTCCCGGCAATGAAGAAGCGGCAATTTCTGCTTTACAAACTTACCCGAACGGTCTTCAAATAGGTGGCGGTATTACGGCCGACAATGCACAAAAATATATTGATGCTGGTGCTTCACATGTAATTGTGACATCATATATTTTCCATGACGGCCAGCTTGATATGGACCGGCTGGAACAATTAGTAAAAAAAATCGGTAAAGAAAAACTTGTCCTGGATCTGAGCTGTCGGAAACGTGAGGGTAAATGGTATGTTGTCACTGACAAATGGACAAAATTCAGCGACTTTGAAGTTAATGCGCAGTCAATTAAAGTAATCGAAGAATATTGTGACGAGCTGCTCATCCACGCGGTTGATGTAGAGGGAAAACGCAGTGGCATGCAGGAGGATTTAGTACGTGACTTGGCTGAATGGACATCGATTCCGACAACGTATGCTGGCGGTGTGCGTTCAATTGACGATCTGAAAAAGTTCGAATCACTTTCAAATGGAAAATTGCATGTTACAATCGGCAGCGCCCTTTCTATTTTCGGCGGTGACCTCGACTTCCAAACAGTAGTGAACTATTGCGAAGGTATTGAATAG
- a CDS encoding manganese catalase: protein MFQRVNRLLIDLPQVEYGDANAASAVQELLGGKFGEMSTLNNYMYQSFNFRGKKKLKPFYDLVASITAEEFGHVELVATTINLLSKDTTFSGNPNLAPMMNAKNMRNTQSFIASAQTALPVDSMGKPWNGEYVFTSGNLVLDLLHNFFLECGARTHKMRVYEMTDHPTAREMIGYLLVRGGTHVVAYAKALEMATGVDVTRMLPIPSLDNHVFDHARKYEERGYGNVLFTWNYVGDYQDINKIWKGTHPTTNAPLIVEEGTPKGAKMPDLDELPEEFAPGIGPEEFQMIAKRLMFNM, encoded by the coding sequence TTGTTTCAACGCGTCAATCGATTACTTATTGATTTACCACAGGTTGAATATGGAGACGCAAATGCTGCAAGTGCAGTACAGGAATTACTAGGCGGTAAGTTTGGCGAAATGTCGACTTTGAATAACTATATGTATCAGTCATTCAATTTCCGTGGTAAAAAGAAATTAAAACCATTTTATGATTTAGTTGCGAGTATTACAGCAGAAGAGTTTGGACATGTGGAGCTCGTAGCGACGACAATCAATTTACTAAGCAAAGATACGACGTTTTCCGGAAACCCGAATCTGGCACCGATGATGAACGCTAAAAATATGCGCAATACGCAAAGCTTTATCGCTTCTGCACAGACAGCTTTACCTGTTGATTCGATGGGTAAGCCATGGAATGGGGAATATGTGTTTACGAGCGGGAATTTAGTGCTCGATTTACTGCATAATTTCTTCTTGGAGTGTGGCGCGCGGACACATAAAATGCGGGTATATGAGATGACGGATCATCCGACAGCCCGTGAAATGATCGGCTATTTACTGGTGCGTGGCGGGACACATGTAGTTGCCTATGCAAAAGCACTGGAAATGGCGACAGGTGTGGATGTAACTCGGATGCTTCCAATCCCAAGCCTTGACAATCATGTATTTGACCACGCAAGAAAATACGAAGAACGTGGTTATGGAAATGTGTTGTTTACGTGGAATTACGTAGGGGATTACCAGGATATTAATAAAATATGGAAAGGGACACATCCGACAACGAATGCACCACTCATTGTTGAAGAGGGCACGCCAAAAGGTGCAAAAATGCCGGATTTAGATGAATTGCCGGAAGAGTTTGCACCGGGTATCGGTCCGGAAGAGTTCCAGATGATTGCGAAACGTCTTATGTTCAATATGTAA
- a CDS encoding D-tyrosyl-tRNA(Tyr) deacylase, with the protein MRVILQRSKQASVTVDGQVTGAIQKGYVLLVGITHSDTEEDIAYVAKKITDLRIWEDEDGKMNRSIAEAGGDILSISQFTLYADTRKGKRPSFVEAARPEQAKPLWEAFNEQLKANGLHVETGIFGAMMDVALINDGPVTITIESKGK; encoded by the coding sequence ATGCGCGTAATATTACAACGTTCAAAACAGGCATCTGTTACAGTCGATGGACAAGTAACAGGTGCTATTCAAAAAGGCTATGTACTGCTAGTGGGCATTACACATAGTGATACAGAAGAGGATATCGCATATGTAGCGAAAAAAATTACCGACTTGCGTATTTGGGAAGATGAGGACGGCAAGATGAATCGTTCCATTGCTGAAGCAGGCGGCGACATTTTATCAATCTCCCAATTTACACTATATGCCGATACTCGAAAAGGGAAGCGACCAAGTTTTGTTGAAGCGGCAAGACCGGAACAAGCAAAGCCGTTATGGGAAGCATTTAACGAACAATTAAAGGCAAATGGTTTACATGTTGAAACAGGTATTTTTGGTGCAATGATGGATGTCGCGCTTATTAATGATGGTCCTGTAACAATCACGATTGAGTCTAAAGGTAAATAA